A single genomic interval of Scylla paramamosain isolate STU-SP2022 chromosome 12, ASM3559412v1, whole genome shotgun sequence harbors:
- the LOC135105956 gene encoding sodium-coupled monocarboxylate transporter 2-like isoform X2, with translation MDKPMEETAQDEVAKFSTLDYVVFGAMLVISFLVGLLCGFRRNTSSSPLNYVQAKGSLSPPAIVLSLLGGAISSISVLGIPTEAYYFGAEFLVSFVGITLGMTLVYFILLPTFLTLNLVSINEYIELRYASLVLRKLSCLSQLLNLTLLMGVLLYAPSIALSTVTNLPSWPLMLVLGCVCTFYTTLGGVRAVVWTDVLQVIVMVLGPITIIALCITEVGSVGQAWTIVQNGSRFTFNTDPSIFVRNSAWGNAINGFYLTLMFFGVNQAAFQRFSSMRSLQMAQRISLLTGVGWIILWSVFFFSGLAAYVVYHDCDPLASGKIRKHDMILPYLIMHRLGHLRGVAGLFVAAVCGAVLSSTSSYSNSIACLIWEDFLKGITFFSRLSPTSSVIVLKMLCLVGLILGILMDGLKGHIMKIASSITVLTSSSVFTVYLAGILNPWVNYKGAITGFVVSSSFSLWITFGSLMQGMSSVPTLHLSTSGCNITHNITASLLTTTYPPNATQAPPPDSSESNTIYDISDFYSGILSLILGLLVANIISIFTGVVNPQTLRTGVVAPQCERFYKYLWLKINGERNPHIQKEIISNS, from the exons GACAAACCAATGGAAGAAACAGCACAGGACGAGGTAGCGAAATTCTCAACCCTGGATTATGTGGTTTTCGGTGCCATGTTGGTGATCTCCTTCCTGGTTGGCCTTCTGTGTGGCTTTCGAAGGaacacttcctcttctccactcaaTTATGTCCAAGCCAAAGGATCCCTGTCACCACCAGCTATCGTGTTATCCCTGCTTGGCGGAGCCATATCATCCATATCTGTATTAG GAATCCCCACAGAAGCTTACTATTTTGGAGCGGAATTTCTAGTTTCCTTCGTGGGCATCACTCTGGGCATGACGCTAGTGTACTTCATTTTACTGCCTACCTTCTTAACCCTTAATCTGGTCTCTATAAATGAG TACATTGAGCTACGCTACGCTTCACTTGTGCTCCGGAAGCTATCATGCCTGTCCCAGCTGTTGAATTTGACGTTGTTGATGGGAGTTCTCTTGTACGCCCCTTCAATCGCTCTCTCGACAGTTACCAACCTGCCATCATGGCCACTGATGCTTGTCCTTGGATGTGTATGCACCTTCTACACCACTCTG GGTGGTGTGCGGGCAGTTGTATGGACGGACGTGCTGCAGGTTATTGTTATGGTACTGGGCCCGATAACGATTATTGCACTTTGCATCACGGAGGTAGGCAGTGTGGGACAAGCATGGACGATTGTTCAGAATGGTTCCCGCTTCACTTTCAA CACTGACCCGAGCATTTTCGTCCGCAACTCTGCATGGGGCAACGCCATCAACGGCTTTTACTTAACATTAATGTTTTTTGGTGTGAACCAAGCTGCCTTCCAGAGGTTTTCTTCCATGAGATCCCTGCAGATGGCTCAAAG AATTAGCCTCTTAACCGGTGTCGGGTGGATCATATTGTGGAgtgtgttctttttctctgGGCTCGCCGCTTACGTGGTTTACCATGACTGCGACCCACTGGCCTCTGGAAAGATACGTAAACACGACATGATTCTACCCTATCTTATCATGCACCGCCTTGGGCACCTCAGAGGCGTCGCCGGATTGTTCGTAGCAGCAGTTTGTGGAGCCGTCCTTAG CTCAACTTCCAGTTATTCAAACTCCATAGCCTGCTTGATTTGGGAGGATTTTTTGAAAGGAATTACATTTTTCAGTCGTCTAAGCCCCACCAGCTCCGTCATTGTACTGAAAATGTTGT GCCTGGTGGGATTAATACTGGGCATCCTGATGGACGGCCTGAAAGGACATATCATGAAGATAGCCAGCTCCATAACGGTTTTGACATCTAGTTCAGTCTTTACCGTCTACCTTGCGGGAATCCTCAATCCCTGGGTCAACTACAAG GGAGCCATAACAGGGTTTGTGGTGTCGTCTTCCTTCAGTTTATGGATAACATTTGGAAGCCTGATGCAGGGGATGTCCTCAGTCCCCACACTGCATCTCTCCACATCCGGCTGCAACATTACGCATAACATCACAGCCTCCTTGCTTACAACAACCTACCCACCAAACGCTACTCAGGCACCGCCACCTGATTC GTCAGAATCAAACACCATCTATGATATTTCTGACTTCTACTCGGGCATTCTGTCCCTCATCCTCGGTTTGCTTGTTGCCAACATTATCTCCATTTTTACAG GTGTAGTTAATCCGCAGACTCTGAGGACGGGTGTCGTGGCTCCTCAGTGTGAACGCTTCTACAAATACCTTTGGCTGAagataaatggagaaagaaatccGCACATCCAGAAAGAAATAATTTCCAATAGCTAA
- the LOC135105956 gene encoding sodium-coupled monocarboxylate transporter 1-like isoform X1, translated as MDKPMEETAQDEVAKFSTLDYVVFGAMLVISFLVGLLCGFRRNTSSSPLNYVQAKGSLSPPAIVLSLLGGAISSISVLGIPTEAYYFGAEFLVSFVGITLGMTLVYFILLPTFLTLNLVSINEYIELRYASLVLRKLSCLSQLLNLTLLMGVLLYAPSIALSTVTNLPSWPLMLVLGCVCTFYTTLGGVRAVVWTDVLQVIVMVLGPITIIALCITEVGSVGQAWTIVQNGSRFTFNTDPSIFVRNSAWGNAINGFYLTLMFFGVNQAAFQRFSSMRSLQMAQRISLLTGVGWIILWSVFFFSGLAAYVVYHDCDPLASGKIRKHDMILPYLIMHRLGHLRGVAGLFVAAVCGAVLSSTSSYSNSIACLIWEDFLKGITFFSRLSPTSSVIVLKMLSLMTGLVGLILGILMDGLKGHIMKIASSITVLTSSSVFTVYLAGILNPWVNYKGAITGFVVSSSFSLWITFGSLMQGMSSVPTLHLSTSGCNITHNITASLLTTTYPPNATQAPPPDSSESNTIYDISDFYSGILSLILGLLVANIISIFTGVVNPQTLRTGVVAPQCERFYKYLWLKINGERNPHIQKEIISNS; from the exons GACAAACCAATGGAAGAAACAGCACAGGACGAGGTAGCGAAATTCTCAACCCTGGATTATGTGGTTTTCGGTGCCATGTTGGTGATCTCCTTCCTGGTTGGCCTTCTGTGTGGCTTTCGAAGGaacacttcctcttctccactcaaTTATGTCCAAGCCAAAGGATCCCTGTCACCACCAGCTATCGTGTTATCCCTGCTTGGCGGAGCCATATCATCCATATCTGTATTAG GAATCCCCACAGAAGCTTACTATTTTGGAGCGGAATTTCTAGTTTCCTTCGTGGGCATCACTCTGGGCATGACGCTAGTGTACTTCATTTTACTGCCTACCTTCTTAACCCTTAATCTGGTCTCTATAAATGAG TACATTGAGCTACGCTACGCTTCACTTGTGCTCCGGAAGCTATCATGCCTGTCCCAGCTGTTGAATTTGACGTTGTTGATGGGAGTTCTCTTGTACGCCCCTTCAATCGCTCTCTCGACAGTTACCAACCTGCCATCATGGCCACTGATGCTTGTCCTTGGATGTGTATGCACCTTCTACACCACTCTG GGTGGTGTGCGGGCAGTTGTATGGACGGACGTGCTGCAGGTTATTGTTATGGTACTGGGCCCGATAACGATTATTGCACTTTGCATCACGGAGGTAGGCAGTGTGGGACAAGCATGGACGATTGTTCAGAATGGTTCCCGCTTCACTTTCAA CACTGACCCGAGCATTTTCGTCCGCAACTCTGCATGGGGCAACGCCATCAACGGCTTTTACTTAACATTAATGTTTTTTGGTGTGAACCAAGCTGCCTTCCAGAGGTTTTCTTCCATGAGATCCCTGCAGATGGCTCAAAG AATTAGCCTCTTAACCGGTGTCGGGTGGATCATATTGTGGAgtgtgttctttttctctgGGCTCGCCGCTTACGTGGTTTACCATGACTGCGACCCACTGGCCTCTGGAAAGATACGTAAACACGACATGATTCTACCCTATCTTATCATGCACCGCCTTGGGCACCTCAGAGGCGTCGCCGGATTGTTCGTAGCAGCAGTTTGTGGAGCCGTCCTTAG CTCAACTTCCAGTTATTCAAACTCCATAGCCTGCTTGATTTGGGAGGATTTTTTGAAAGGAATTACATTTTTCAGTCGTCTAAGCCCCACCAGCTCCGTCATTGTACTGAAAATGTTGT CTCTTATGACAGGCCTGGTGGGATTAATACTGGGCATCCTGATGGACGGCCTGAAAGGACATATCATGAAGATAGCCAGCTCCATAACGGTTTTGACATCTAGTTCAGTCTTTACCGTCTACCTTGCGGGAATCCTCAATCCCTGGGTCAACTACAAG GGAGCCATAACAGGGTTTGTGGTGTCGTCTTCCTTCAGTTTATGGATAACATTTGGAAGCCTGATGCAGGGGATGTCCTCAGTCCCCACACTGCATCTCTCCACATCCGGCTGCAACATTACGCATAACATCACAGCCTCCTTGCTTACAACAACCTACCCACCAAACGCTACTCAGGCACCGCCACCTGATTC GTCAGAATCAAACACCATCTATGATATTTCTGACTTCTACTCGGGCATTCTGTCCCTCATCCTCGGTTTGCTTGTTGCCAACATTATCTCCATTTTTACAG GTGTAGTTAATCCGCAGACTCTGAGGACGGGTGTCGTGGCTCCTCAGTGTGAACGCTTCTACAAATACCTTTGGCTGAagataaatggagaaagaaatccGCACATCCAGAAAGAAATAATTTCCAATAGCTAA